One window from the genome of Microcebus murinus isolate Inina chromosome X, M.murinus_Inina_mat1.0, whole genome shotgun sequence encodes:
- the H2AL3 gene encoding histone H2A-like 3: MPGKKQSRGSQRRRRQAISRSTRAELQFPVSRVDRCLREGQYAQRLSSATPVFLAGVLEYLTANILELAGKEADNNRRVRITPEHVERAMDQNQQLSLLFEDDTHSQVDEMPQPRNK; the protein is encoded by the coding sequence ATGCCTGGGAAGAAACAGAGTCGAGGCTCTCAGAGGCGTAGGAGGCAGGCCATCTCCCGCTCCACCAGAGCAGAGCTGCAGTTCCCGGTTAGCCGCGTGGACCGCTGCCTGCGAGAGGGTCAATATGCCCAGCGCCTAAGTTCAGCCACGCCCGTTTTCCTCGCCGGAGTTCTGGAGTACCTGACGGCCAACATCCTGGAGCTGGCGGGCAAGGAGGCCGACAACAACCGCAGGGTACGCATCACCCCCGAACACGTGGAGAGGGCAATGGACCAGAATCAGCAGCTCAGCCTCCTCTTTGAGGACGACACCCACTCTCAGGTTGATGAGATGCCCCAACCCAGGAATAAGTAG